Proteins encoded within one genomic window of Amycolatopsis nigrescens CSC17Ta-90:
- a CDS encoding LysR family transcriptional regulator yields MIHTVPHENADQRLAAELAPSLALLSAVRATGNLTRAAELLGLPQPTVSRRLTALGGLLGAPLTSPAGRGIRLTRAGELLAEAAERALGTMTAGARLAHEEIEPASGRVVLGFLHLLGRSLVPELLRGFRVRYPRVRFSLVQGSRRDVLDRLATGELDLALVAPVPTDPAFTAIPLNEQELLLSVPAQHPLARRRQVRVAELADEDFVQLEHGYGLRQITDDVCAAAGFQPRITFEGQESDTVRGLVAAGFGVALLPRFGQAEPPGVVEVPLVPKVTRTIGLVWRAGDRPAPAVRTFRDHVAARE; encoded by the coding sequence ATGATTCATACCGTGCCGCATGAGAACGCCGACCAGCGGCTGGCCGCCGAGCTGGCGCCAAGCCTGGCCCTGCTCAGCGCGGTACGGGCCACCGGGAACCTGACCAGGGCCGCCGAGCTGCTCGGCCTGCCGCAGCCGACGGTGAGCAGGCGGCTGACCGCGCTGGGCGGCCTGCTCGGCGCCCCGCTGACCAGCCCGGCCGGCCGCGGCATCCGGCTGACCAGGGCAGGTGAGCTGCTGGCCGAGGCCGCCGAACGAGCACTGGGCACGATGACCGCCGGCGCGCGCCTGGCGCACGAGGAGATCGAACCGGCCAGCGGCAGGGTGGTGCTCGGCTTCCTGCACCTGCTGGGCCGCAGCCTGGTGCCCGAGCTGCTGCGCGGCTTCCGCGTCCGGTACCCGCGGGTCCGGTTCAGCCTGGTGCAGGGTTCCCGCCGGGACGTGCTGGACCGCCTCGCCACCGGCGAACTCGACCTGGCGCTGGTCGCCCCGGTGCCCACCGATCCCGCGTTCACCGCGATCCCGCTGAACGAGCAGGAGCTGCTGCTCTCGGTGCCGGCGCAGCACCCGCTGGCCCGGCGGCGGCAGGTCCGGGTGGCCGAGCTCGCGGACGAGGATTTCGTCCAGCTGGAGCACGGCTACGGGCTGCGTCAGATCACCGACGACGTGTGCGCCGCGGCCGGGTTCCAGCCGCGGATCACCTTCGAGGGTCAGGAGTCCGACACCGTGCGCGGGCTCGTCGCGGCCGGGTTCGGCGTCGCGCTGCTCCCCCGCTTCGGCCAGGCCGAGCCACCGGGGGTGGTGGAGGTCCCGCTGGTGCCCAAGGTCACCCGGACCATCGGCCTGGTCTGGCGCGCCGGCGACCGCCCCGCCCCCGCCGTCCGCACCTTCCGCGACCACGTCGCCGCTCGTGAGTGA
- a CDS encoding leucyl aminopeptidase family protein, which produces MARFPLPAVPSPLLDVEVADVPRRGVPRAVLVPVREEGGDEPELVEGVRPPAKAGDVRSVPDAGTAPRWLVGVGTGAPEHYRGAGAALIRAANDYVAAEAEAGARPSKVVQIELGEQVRGEDVAELALGLLLGGYRYRVSADAAKPAVRTVRLCTPFERAVPAYEQAVARVRELAAASTLARDLANAPSNIKDPAWLADTAERLADGVSGLKVTVRDERWLTEQGFGGVIAVGGGSASPPRLIELSYRPRVASKHLLLVGKGITFDTGGLSIKPADGMHLMRTDMAGGGAVIAAMRAIAALRLGVRVTALVPAAENHVSGSSYRPGDVVRHYGGKTTEVGNTDAEGRMVLADALAYGIRRFDPDAVVDVATLTGATKVALGLRTGGLYASDDELAHRVVAAGERTGEAWWRMPLLDAHVDAIRGELADVKQAPSGPGGVTAALFLREFTAGLPWAHLDIAGPARSEKNYAEVVPGGTGFAARTLIELAASYS; this is translated from the coding sequence ATGGCGCGTTTTCCGCTGCCTGCCGTGCCCAGCCCGCTGCTCGACGTGGAGGTCGCGGACGTCCCTCGCCGCGGTGTCCCGCGCGCGGTCCTCGTCCCGGTTCGGGAAGAGGGCGGTGACGAGCCGGAACTCGTCGAAGGTGTCCGGCCACCGGCGAAGGCGGGCGACGTGCGGTCCGTGCCGGACGCCGGCACCGCCCCCCGCTGGCTGGTCGGGGTGGGCACCGGCGCGCCCGAGCACTACCGCGGCGCCGGCGCCGCGTTGATCCGCGCGGCCAACGACTACGTGGCCGCCGAGGCCGAGGCCGGCGCGCGTCCGTCCAAAGTGGTGCAGATCGAACTCGGCGAACAGGTTCGCGGGGAAGACGTCGCCGAGCTGGCGCTGGGGCTGCTGCTCGGCGGATACCGCTACCGGGTCAGTGCCGACGCGGCGAAGCCCGCGGTGCGCACGGTCCGGCTGTGCACGCCGTTCGAGCGCGCGGTGCCCGCCTACGAACAGGCCGTCGCCCGCGTCCGCGAACTGGCCGCGGCTTCCACACTGGCCAGGGATCTGGCCAACGCGCCGTCCAACATCAAGGACCCGGCCTGGCTGGCCGATACCGCGGAACGGCTCGCCGACGGCGTTTCCGGCCTGAAGGTGACCGTCCGGGACGAGCGGTGGCTGACCGAACAGGGCTTCGGCGGGGTGATCGCGGTCGGCGGCGGATCGGCCAGCCCGCCGCGGCTGATCGAGCTGAGCTACCGGCCGCGGGTGGCTTCGAAACACCTGCTGCTGGTCGGCAAGGGCATCACCTTCGACACCGGCGGGCTGTCCATCAAACCGGCCGACGGCATGCACCTGATGCGCACCGACATGGCCGGCGGTGGCGCGGTGATCGCCGCCATGCGCGCGATCGCGGCGCTGCGGCTCGGCGTCCGGGTGACCGCGCTGGTGCCCGCCGCGGAGAACCATGTGTCCGGCTCCTCGTACCGGCCCGGCGATGTGGTGCGGCACTACGGCGGCAAGACCACCGAGGTCGGCAACACCGACGCCGAGGGCCGGATGGTGCTCGCGGACGCGCTTGCCTACGGCATCCGGCGGTTCGACCCGGACGCGGTGGTGGACGTGGCCACGCTGACCGGTGCCACCAAGGTCGCGCTCGGCCTGCGCACCGGCGGGCTGTACGCCAGCGACGACGAGCTGGCGCACCGGGTGGTGGCCGCCGGGGAACGGACCGGCGAAGCCTGGTGGCGGATGCCGTTGCTGGACGCGCATGTGGACGCCATCCGCGGCGAGCTGGCCGACGTGAAGCAGGCGCCGTCCGGGCCGGGCGGGGTGACCGCCGCGCTGTTCCTGCGGGAGTTCACCGCCGGGCTGCCGTGGGCGCATCTGGACATCGCCGGGCCGGCCAGGTCGGAGAAGAACTACGCCGAGGTGGTGCCCGGCGGCACCGGTTTCGCCGCCCGCACCCTGATCGAACTCGCCGCGTCTTACTCGTGA
- a CDS encoding DNA-3-methyladenine glycosylase I, translated as MSELIGPDGVARCSWGNTAPDYAEYHDTEWGVPLRGQDELYERVCLESFQSGLSWIVILRKREGFRRAFEGFKPERVAEFGDADVARLLEDASIVRNRAKIVAAIRNARAIAELDRPLDELLWSFAPTGRRKRPRTMADVPATTDESKAMAKDLKKRGFTFLGPTTCYALMQATGMVDDHVRGCFRATPDGK; from the coding sequence GTGAGCGAACTGATCGGCCCGGACGGCGTCGCGCGCTGTTCCTGGGGCAACACCGCGCCGGACTACGCCGAATACCACGACACCGAGTGGGGCGTGCCGCTGCGCGGGCAGGACGAACTGTACGAGCGGGTGTGCCTGGAGTCCTTCCAGTCCGGGCTGTCCTGGATCGTGATCCTGCGCAAACGCGAAGGTTTCCGGCGGGCGTTCGAGGGCTTCAAGCCGGAGCGGGTGGCCGAGTTCGGCGACGCGGACGTGGCACGACTGCTCGAAGACGCGTCGATCGTGCGGAACCGGGCGAAGATCGTCGCCGCGATCCGCAACGCGCGGGCGATCGCCGAACTGGACCGGCCGCTGGACGAGCTGCTCTGGTCGTTCGCGCCGACCGGCCGCCGCAAACGGCCGCGCACCATGGCCGACGTGCCGGCGACCACCGACGAGTCCAAGGCGATGGCCAAGGACCTGAAGAAGCGCGGCTTCACCTTCCTCGGCCCCACCACCTGCTACGCCCTCATGCAAGCCACCGGCATGGTCGACGACCACGTCCGCGGCTGCTTCCGCGCCACCCCCGACGGCAAATAG
- a CDS encoding DUF3117 domain-containing protein, producing the protein MAAMKPRTGDGPLEVTKEGRGLVMRVPLEGGGRLVVELSADEAKDLGVALQEATS; encoded by the coding sequence ATGGCGGCCATGAAGCCCCGGACCGGAGATGGTCCCCTCGAAGTGACTAAGGAGGGGCGGGGCCTCGTGATGCGCGTACCGCTAGAGGGTGGCGGGCGACTCGTCGTCGAGCTGTCGGCCGATGAGGCCAAGGACCTAGGTGTTGCCCTGCAGGAGGCGACCAGCTGA
- a CDS encoding enoyl-CoA hydratase-related protein, whose protein sequence is MTSEDVLQVADADGVRTLTLNRPKAYNSLTVELKERLLAALRGAAADDTVRAVVLTGSGKAFCAGQDLKEHVGLLQAGDSAPLRTVAEHYNPIVRAIVDMPKPVIAAVNGTAAGAGAAFGYACDLRIAASSASFLMAFAGVGLGPDSGASWTLQRLVGYGRAAELMLLARPVDSAEALRLGLVSEVVADEELAAHVQELAAKLAAGPTAAYAEIKGVLTTAAESTLDEALAAEDAAQGRLGATADHREAVEAFVSKRTPTFTGK, encoded by the coding sequence GTGACCTCCGAGGACGTGCTGCAGGTCGCCGACGCCGACGGCGTCCGCACGCTCACGCTGAACCGGCCGAAGGCGTACAACTCACTGACCGTCGAGCTGAAGGAGCGGCTGCTCGCCGCCCTGCGCGGCGCCGCGGCGGACGACACCGTGCGTGCCGTCGTGCTCACCGGTTCCGGTAAGGCGTTCTGCGCCGGCCAGGATCTCAAGGAACATGTCGGACTCCTCCAGGCCGGTGACTCCGCGCCGCTGCGCACCGTGGCGGAACACTACAACCCCATCGTGCGGGCGATCGTGGACATGCCGAAACCGGTCATCGCGGCGGTGAACGGAACCGCGGCGGGCGCCGGTGCGGCGTTCGGCTACGCCTGCGATCTCCGGATCGCGGCGAGCTCGGCGAGTTTCCTGATGGCCTTCGCCGGGGTCGGCCTCGGCCCGGACTCCGGCGCGTCCTGGACCTTGCAGCGGCTGGTCGGCTACGGCAGGGCGGCCGAGCTGATGCTGCTGGCGCGGCCGGTCGACTCGGCGGAGGCGCTGCGGCTCGGGCTGGTCAGCGAGGTGGTGGCGGACGAGGAACTGGCGGCTCACGTGCAGGAGCTGGCCGCGAAGCTGGCCGCTGGGCCGACTGCGGCCTACGCGGAGATCAAGGGTGTTCTGACCACCGCCGCGGAGAGCACCCTCGACGAAGCGCTCGCCGCCGAGGACGCCGCGCAGGGCCGGCTCGGCGCCACCGCCGACCACCGCGAAGCCGTCGAGGCCTTCGTTTCCAAGCGCACCCCCACCTTCACCGGCAAGTAG